A single region of the Salarchaeum japonicum genome encodes:
- a CDS encoding DUF357 domain-containing protein, with amino-acid sequence MPADLEEKTNRYERLLAEALDAAEVAPPADTPLGEAALEFEEMAQSYLEDGRHFREQDDLVNALASFSYGHGWMDAGARIGVFDVPTDGHLFTQ; translated from the coding sequence ATGCCCGCAGACCTCGAAGAGAAGACGAACCGGTACGAGCGACTGCTCGCGGAGGCGCTCGACGCGGCGGAGGTCGCGCCGCCCGCGGACACGCCGCTCGGGGAGGCCGCGCTGGAGTTCGAGGAGATGGCGCAGTCCTACCTCGAAGACGGCCGGCACTTCCGCGAACAGGACGACCTCGTGAACGCGCTCGCGTCCTTCTCGTACGGCCACGGCTGGATGGACGCCGGCGCGCGCATCGGCGTGTTCGACGTTCCCACCGACGGCCACCTGTTCACGCAGTAG
- a CDS encoding DUF7836 family putative zinc-binding protein, with translation MAHEAYVQLLCPECSKDWEMTPSELPAHDENYSCPDCHATRRTAEFMRTDRDLENLKELQS, from the coding sequence ATGGCACACGAAGCGTACGTGCAGTTGCTCTGTCCGGAATGCAGTAAGGACTGGGAGATGACGCCGAGCGAACTCCCCGCACACGACGAGAACTACAGTTGTCCGGACTGTCACGCGACCCGCCGCACGGCCGAGTTCATGCGGACGGACCGCGACCTCGAAAACCTCAAAGAACTCCAGAGTTAG
- a CDS encoding FAD-dependent oxidoreductase: MSEQPHVEIYTKTDCPYCEKAMDLFDAKGVEYVTYNVTGDPEKFEEMKERANGRETAPEVFIDDELIGGWDDTHELDQTGELDEKLGIADDAPDGVEEHRKLVITGTGIAALTAAIYAARSNNDPLLFEGDEPGGQLTLTTEVENYPGFPEGISGPDLINNMKEQAQRFGAELKHGVVENVERAERLFRVELANGDVYTADSVIAASGASARTLGIPGEDELMGYGVSTCATCDGAFFRGEDMVVVGGGDAAAEEASFLTKFADTVYLVHRRDELRAEDYWQERIEEHVENGDMEVLWNTEATEVHGSPEDGVESVSLVRNPAGHPSEKPDDPETESFDLDVGAFFVAIGHTPNTDYLEGTDVELDDEGYIVTQGGAGGGQTATGVPGLFGAGDVVDYHYQQAVTAAGMGCKAALDCDAWLETEADLAESEPASGEAPADD, from the coding sequence ATGAGCGAGCAGCCCCACGTGGAGATATACACGAAGACGGACTGTCCCTATTGCGAGAAGGCGATGGATCTCTTCGACGCGAAGGGCGTCGAGTACGTGACGTACAACGTCACCGGCGACCCCGAGAAGTTCGAGGAGATGAAGGAACGCGCGAACGGCCGGGAGACGGCTCCCGAGGTGTTCATCGACGACGAACTCATCGGCGGTTGGGACGACACGCACGAACTCGACCAGACCGGCGAACTCGACGAGAAACTCGGCATCGCGGACGACGCACCCGACGGCGTGGAAGAACACCGGAAGCTCGTCATCACGGGCACGGGCATCGCGGCGCTGACCGCGGCCATCTACGCGGCGCGTTCGAACAACGACCCGCTCCTGTTCGAGGGCGACGAACCGGGCGGCCAGCTCACCCTCACCACGGAGGTCGAGAACTATCCGGGGTTCCCGGAGGGCATCTCGGGGCCCGACCTCATCAACAACATGAAGGAGCAGGCCCAGCGCTTCGGCGCGGAACTGAAACACGGCGTCGTGGAGAACGTGGAGCGGGCCGAGCGGCTGTTCCGCGTCGAACTCGCGAACGGCGACGTGTACACGGCCGATTCGGTCATCGCGGCGTCGGGCGCGAGCGCGCGGACGCTCGGCATCCCGGGCGAGGACGAACTGATGGGGTACGGCGTCTCGACGTGCGCGACGTGCGACGGCGCGTTCTTCCGCGGCGAGGACATGGTCGTCGTCGGCGGCGGCGACGCGGCGGCCGAGGAGGCGTCGTTCCTGACGAAGTTCGCGGACACGGTCTACCTCGTGCACCGCCGCGACGAACTCCGCGCGGAGGACTACTGGCAGGAACGCATCGAGGAGCACGTGGAAAACGGCGACATGGAAGTCCTCTGGAACACGGAAGCCACCGAAGTCCACGGGTCGCCCGAGGACGGCGTGGAGTCCGTGAGCCTCGTGCGGAACCCCGCCGGGCATCCGTCGGAGAAACCGGACGACCCCGAGACGGAGTCGTTCGACCTCGACGTGGGCGCGTTCTTCGTCGCCATCGGCCACACGCCGAACACGGACTACCTCGAAGGAACCGACGTGGAACTGGACGACGAGGGCTACATCGTCACGCAGGGCGGCGCGGGCGGCGGGCAGACCGCGACCGGCGTCCCCGGCCTGTTCGGCGCGGGCGACGTGGTGGACTACCACTACCAGCAGGCCGTCACCGCGGCCGGGATGGGGTGTAAGGCCGCGCTCGACTGCGACGCGTGGCTCGAAACCGAGGCCGACCTCGCCGAGTCCGAACCGGCGAGCGGCGAAGCGCCCGCGGACGACTAA
- a CDS encoding CehA/McbA family metallohydrolase, whose product MDDRVTLRVDPHVHSEGSYDGHEPVELLLEHASDIGLDAIVVTDHDAIEASLRAARLAPDYGLVGIPGVEVSTRHGHLLAIGVTERPPKGESFADTVAAVRELGGAAVVPHPFQRSRHGVRKRYLDDTAVDAVEVYNSMLFTGFRNRRARRYARNRNYPGMGSSDAHHVMNVGRAYTELDVDAPEKSAVTASDVVAAIRDGSTGVRGRRTPIHRSARQYAMGAVKKGLFEVTSRTPLVPTVPSSYAQQF is encoded by the coding sequence ATGGACGACCGCGTGACGCTCCGCGTCGACCCGCACGTGCACTCAGAGGGGTCGTACGACGGGCACGAGCCCGTGGAACTCCTGCTCGAACACGCGAGCGACATCGGTCTCGATGCGATTGTCGTCACCGACCACGACGCCATCGAGGCGTCCCTGCGCGCCGCACGTCTCGCGCCCGATTACGGTCTCGTCGGGATTCCGGGCGTCGAAGTGTCCACCCGGCACGGCCACCTGCTCGCCATCGGCGTCACCGAGCGCCCGCCGAAGGGCGAGTCGTTCGCGGACACCGTCGCCGCCGTCCGCGAACTGGGCGGCGCGGCCGTCGTCCCCCATCCGTTCCAGCGGAGCCGACACGGCGTCCGGAAGCGCTACCTCGACGACACGGCCGTGGACGCCGTCGAAGTCTACAATTCGATGCTGTTCACGGGGTTCCGGAACCGCCGCGCGCGCCGGTACGCGCGCAACCGGAACTACCCCGGAATGGGGTCGAGCGACGCCCACCACGTGATGAACGTCGGGCGCGCGTACACCGAACTCGACGTGGACGCCCCCGAGAAGTCCGCGGTGACGGCGAGCGACGTGGTGGCCGCCATCCGGGACGGTTCGACGGGCGTCCGCGGCCGCCGCACGCCAATCCACCGGAGTGCTCGCCAGTACGCGATGGGTGCCGTGAAGAAAGGACTGTTCGAGGTCACGTCGCGCACGCCGCTCGTGCCGACGGTGCCGTCGTCGTACGCCCAGCAGTTCTAG
- a CDS encoding 2,5-diamino-6-(ribosylamino)-4(3H)-pyrimidinone 5'-phosphate reductase: MHVRVNAATSVDGKLSTRERTQFAISGAEDFERVDELRADFDAVMVGVGTVLADDPSLTLKDADLAAARAEREESPHPARVVADSQARTPTDASVLGPDADTYVLVSENAPDSRVRELERAGAHCVVAGNNRVALPDALAKLESQGVERVMVEGGGELLFSLFADNLVDALSIFVGSMVVGGRDAPTLVDGEGFTDDFPRLDLTDVERLDDGVLLTYDVLGRNGGD, from the coding sequence ATGCACGTCCGCGTGAACGCCGCGACGAGCGTCGACGGAAAGCTCTCCACGCGGGAACGCACGCAGTTCGCGATAAGCGGCGCGGAGGACTTCGAACGCGTGGACGAACTCCGCGCCGACTTCGACGCGGTGATGGTCGGCGTCGGCACCGTCCTCGCGGACGACCCCTCACTCACTCTGAAGGACGCCGACCTCGCGGCCGCCCGAGCGGAACGCGAGGAGTCCCCGCACCCGGCGCGCGTCGTCGCGGACTCCCAGGCGCGCACGCCGACGGACGCGAGCGTCCTCGGCCCGGACGCCGACACGTACGTCCTCGTCTCCGAGAACGCCCCCGACTCGCGGGTTCGAGAGTTGGAGCGCGCGGGCGCGCACTGCGTCGTGGCCGGGAACAACCGCGTCGCCCTCCCCGACGCGCTCGCGAAACTCGAATCTCAGGGCGTGGAGCGCGTGATGGTCGAGGGCGGCGGCGAACTCCTCTTCTCGCTGTTCGCGGACAACCTCGTGGACGCCCTCTCCATCTTCGTCGGGTCGATGGTCGTCGGCGGCCGGGACGCCCCCACGCTCGTGGACGGCGAGGGATTCACCGACGACTTCCCCCGCCTCGACCTCACGGACGTGGAACGGCTGGACGACGGCGTCCTCCTCACGTACGACGTGCTCGGTCGGAACGGCGGGGACTAG
- a CDS encoding DUF7545 family protein: MDSVSFTIEGPDGSDDVELPAGLIDLLSEEEDESSAQVVGDIAVMAFTSRAHAIAHHSDGEPSDEIQSLESEMLDAFEDRFGMTYGEATGHQH, encoded by the coding sequence ATGGATTCCGTTTCCTTCACCATCGAGGGTCCTGACGGTAGCGACGACGTCGAACTCCCCGCCGGTCTCATCGACCTCCTGAGCGAGGAAGAAGACGAGTCGTCGGCGCAGGTCGTCGGCGACATCGCCGTGATGGCGTTCACGTCCCGCGCGCACGCCATCGCCCACCACTCCGACGGCGAACCGAGCGACGAGATTCAGTCGCTCGAATCCGAGATGCTCGACGCGTTCGAAGACCGCTTCGGCATGACGTACGGCGAAGCGACCGGCCACCAGCACTAA
- a CDS encoding DUF2267 domain-containing protein translates to MKHDEFVGEVQHRAELPSRGRAIRATRAVLTTLGERLQPNEASDLAAELPLEIDYFLHNADSGQLFDYQEFTQRVAERANADPADAHYYAQVVTDVVGESAQSTELLDVTSQLPEEYDDLFDLVGEDYYE, encoded by the coding sequence ATGAAGCACGACGAGTTCGTGGGCGAAGTCCAGCATCGAGCGGAACTCCCGTCCCGCGGGCGCGCCATCCGGGCGACCCGGGCGGTGTTGACGACGCTCGGCGAGCGCCTCCAGCCGAACGAGGCGAGCGACCTCGCCGCCGAACTCCCGCTCGAAATCGACTACTTCCTCCACAACGCGGACTCGGGACAGCTATTCGACTACCAGGAGTTCACGCAACGCGTCGCGGAGCGCGCGAACGCAGACCCCGCGGACGCGCACTACTACGCGCAGGTCGTGACGGACGTAGTTGGTGAATCCGCGCAGTCCACCGAACTGCTCGACGTGACGAGCCAGCTCCCCGAGGAATACGACGACCTCTTCGACCTCGTCGGCGAGGACTACTACGAGTAG